The following proteins come from a genomic window of Pseudomonadota bacterium:
- a CDS encoding tetratricopeptide repeat protein, which yields MSQTHDHELPSSPSTESAAHQLLTQAFAWLDRNDIERAARIAEQLSLMRHSGAFEVWAEVHRARGDHAKAIEVLEEGVQAAPKVWLLWQSLGNAYTMGGRHEDAQRAFGRALGCPSADASSIHFNRGMAFARHRRFEEALEAFGLVSSPLLQFQAASFELAILNDLHRFDQAVEKGRALLSQDASEPQDRARVHGQLARAYLQGYDDRESSRRHVDVALKIWAGEPTARAMRDSLERIGPKPSSDEGAAPQESGA from the coding sequence ATGTCACAGACGCACGATCACGAGCTCCCGTCGTCCCCCAGCACCGAGAGCGCTGCTCATCAGCTCCTCACGCAGGCCTTTGCCTGGCTTGACCGGAACGATATCGAACGCGCCGCGCGCATTGCCGAGCAGCTCTCGTTGATGCGCCACTCCGGCGCCTTCGAGGTGTGGGCTGAGGTGCATCGCGCGAGGGGCGACCACGCCAAAGCCATCGAGGTGCTCGAGGAAGGAGTGCAGGCGGCGCCCAAGGTGTGGCTGCTGTGGCAGTCGCTGGGCAACGCCTACACCATGGGGGGGCGCCATGAAGACGCGCAGCGGGCTTTCGGCCGCGCACTGGGGTGCCCGTCGGCAGACGCCTCGTCCATCCACTTCAACCGCGGCATGGCCTTTGCGCGTCACAGGCGGTTCGAGGAAGCCCTCGAGGCATTCGGACTGGTGAGCTCGCCGTTGCTGCAGTTCCAGGCTGCGAGCTTCGAGCTGGCGATTCTCAACGACCTGCATCGCTTCGATCAGGCGGTGGAGAAGGGGAGGGCGCTGCTGTCGCAAGACGCCTCCGAACCCCAGGATCGCGCACGGGTTCACGGTCAGCTGGCTCGCGCCTACCTTCAGGGGTACGACGACAGGGAGAGCAGCCGCCGACATGTGGACGTGGCGCTGAAGATCTGGGCGGGCGAGCCGACTGCGCGCGCCATGCGCGACAGCCTCGAGCGCATCGGGCCGAAACCTTCGTCAGACGAAGGCGCGGCGCCGCAGGAGAGCGGCGCCTGA
- a CDS encoding N-carbamoylputrescine amidase, with translation MCMADDLETNVSDALKRVEQAARAGANVVLLPELFEGVYFPQQEREEDFARAHPIEGHPFIGRFQELARDAGIVVPLSFFERAGQAHYNSLAMIDADGSIKGVYRKSHIPDGPGYEEKYYFSPGDTGFRVFQTRYGCIGAGICWDQWFPESARIMALLGADLLLYPTAIGSEPPQAGAIDTRDMWQRAMIGHAVSNAIHLAAANRIGAEGDARFYGSSFICDPRGEKIAEADRSNATCLMAELDLTEARRFRAAMGFFRDRRPDLYAPLLTRDGRTSVQ, from the coding sequence AATGTCTCCGACGCCCTGAAACGCGTCGAGCAGGCGGCTCGCGCGGGAGCCAACGTCGTGCTGCTGCCAGAGCTCTTCGAAGGGGTCTACTTCCCGCAGCAGGAGCGCGAGGAAGATTTCGCTCGCGCCCACCCCATCGAGGGTCACCCGTTCATCGGGCGCTTCCAGGAACTGGCGCGGGACGCCGGAATCGTTGTGCCGCTCAGCTTCTTCGAGCGCGCTGGCCAGGCCCACTACAACAGCCTCGCCATGATCGACGCCGATGGTTCCATCAAGGGGGTCTACCGCAAGTCGCACATCCCCGACGGCCCAGGATACGAAGAGAAGTACTACTTCTCGCCGGGCGACACGGGGTTTCGGGTCTTCCAGACCCGCTATGGCTGCATCGGCGCGGGCATCTGCTGGGATCAGTGGTTTCCGGAGAGCGCGCGCATCATGGCCCTGCTGGGCGCCGACCTCCTCCTCTACCCCACGGCCATCGGAAGCGAGCCTCCGCAGGCCGGCGCCATCGACACCCGCGACATGTGGCAGCGCGCCATGATCGGCCACGCTGTGAGCAACGCCATTCACCTGGCCGCCGCCAACCGGATCGGCGCGGAGGGAGACGCCCGTTTCTACGGGAGCTCGTTCATCTGCGATCCGCGTGGCGAGAAGATCGCAGAGGCCGACCGAAGCAACGCCACCTGCCTGATGGCCGAACTCGACCTGACAGAAGCACGGCGCTTTCGCGCCGCCATGGGGTTCTTCCGCGATCGTCGCCCCGATCTCTACGCGCCGCTGCTGACCCGCGACGGAAGAACATCTGTTCAGTAA
- a CDS encoding M20/M25/M40 family metallo-hydrolase produces the protein MSIEVEHGTLDSAKTSAYVEDIWNREIVPTLHDYIRIPNKSPHFDPRWAEHGHMHRAVTLIADWCSARSLPGMTLEVVELEGRTPVIFIEIPGAIDDTVLLYGHLDKQPEMHGWAEGLDPWTPVMRGERLYGRGGADDGYAAFASLTAVKALAEQGVPHARCVILIEAGEESGSPDLPAYVEHLRERIGTPSLVVCLDSGCGDYERLWSTTSLRGMVGGTLRVRILEEGVHSGDASGVVPSSFAIMRELLDRLSDAHTGEVKVAQMHAPIPEARRAQAGVVAGVLDTAVYDKFPFVAGAAPLCGDHSELILNRTWRPTLSVTGAEGLPALESAGNVLRPYTALKLSFRLPPTASAAQALEAVKHVLESDPPYGAEVTFEGDQADGWNAPALAPWLEAATSEASLAYFGKDAAYMGEGGSIPFINMLGRRFPEAQFLITGVLGPNSNAHGPNEFLDIPTARRLTCCVAAVLARHAVVRPGASR, from the coding sequence ATGTCCATCGAGGTAGAGCACGGAACGCTCGACAGTGCAAAGACGAGCGCGTACGTCGAAGACATCTGGAACCGCGAGATCGTGCCCACGCTGCACGACTACATCCGCATTCCGAACAAGTCTCCGCACTTCGACCCTCGCTGGGCCGAGCACGGCCACATGCACCGTGCGGTCACGCTCATCGCTGACTGGTGCAGCGCCCGCAGCCTGCCGGGCATGACGCTCGAGGTCGTCGAGCTCGAGGGGCGAACGCCAGTGATCTTCATCGAGATCCCGGGTGCCATCGACGATACGGTGCTGCTCTACGGGCATCTCGACAAGCAGCCGGAGATGCATGGCTGGGCTGAAGGCCTCGACCCGTGGACGCCGGTCATGCGCGGAGAGCGCCTGTATGGACGAGGGGGCGCCGATGACGGGTATGCCGCGTTCGCATCGCTCACCGCCGTCAAGGCGCTGGCCGAGCAGGGCGTGCCGCACGCGCGCTGTGTCATTCTCATCGAGGCGGGAGAGGAGAGCGGAAGCCCGGATCTGCCCGCCTACGTCGAGCACCTGCGCGAGCGCATCGGAACCCCGTCGCTGGTCGTCTGCCTCGACTCCGGCTGCGGCGATTACGAGCGCCTCTGGAGCACCACGTCGCTGCGCGGCATGGTGGGGGGAACGCTGCGCGTGCGCATCCTCGAGGAGGGGGTGCACTCGGGCGATGCAAGCGGCGTTGTGCCATCGAGCTTCGCCATCATGCGCGAGCTCCTCGACCGCTTGTCTGACGCGCACACCGGCGAGGTGAAGGTCGCCCAGATGCACGCGCCCATCCCGGAGGCCCGTCGAGCTCAGGCTGGCGTGGTGGCTGGGGTGCTCGATACCGCGGTGTACGACAAGTTCCCGTTCGTGGCCGGGGCGGCTCCTCTCTGCGGCGACCATTCCGAGCTGATCCTCAACCGAACGTGGCGCCCCACGCTCTCGGTTACGGGGGCCGAAGGGCTTCCCGCGCTCGAGAGCGCCGGAAATGTGCTTCGCCCGTACACGGCGCTCAAGCTGTCGTTCCGCCTGCCCCCCACGGCAAGCGCCGCTCAGGCGCTGGAGGCAGTGAAGCACGTTCTCGAGAGCGATCCGCCCTACGGGGCTGAAGTCACCTTCGAAGGAGACCAGGCCGACGGCTGGAACGCCCCCGCGCTCGCGCCCTGGCTCGAGGCGGCCACCTCTGAGGCGTCGCTGGCCTACTTCGGCAAGGACGCCGCCTACATGGGCGAGGGGGGATCCATTCCCTTCATCAACATGCTGGGGCGTCGGTTCCCGGAAGCCCAGTTCCTCATCACGGGTGTGCTTGGCCCCAACTCGAACGCCCACGGCCCGAACGAGTTCCTCGACATTCCCACAGCGCGTCGTCTCACCTGCTGCGTGGCGGCTGTGCTCGCCCGACACGCGGTGGTGCGGCCGGGAGCGTCGCGCTGA